Proteins found in one Oreochromis niloticus isolate F11D_XX unplaced genomic scaffold, O_niloticus_UMD_NMBU tig00007047_pilon, whole genome shotgun sequence genomic segment:
- the LOC102083239 gene encoding sterile alpha motif domain-containing protein 3-like isoform X2: MQQVPFLFYQRTEMDYELASPGVLCSLSTEELLTKIQEWGLDVTEAEAQRFRDNEVDGDTVDCGLTETMVAYLFQGSFKKQVKFNQFVSRMKESSVTLTLQTVSPEDWQPSTSSTSISNENTLRLPASFEIPRFPKNLQLKLDNKEPCHKNPRDRHTIIRVLYEAVAQYTMYPTNSEYVQAVKTLVMKYPFLKDREGNGYGPCVQGEDLLSIDAHLKVLQCQYQKMQPDTMVVHNRMQQTFAWRQKEIADGMPVEDVLKKYPFLGMPTGLCNELGWIQPTTGNVSQRFREGLSCVAAKVIDLTRGKTPLYQLYLDAREEALTDDLPDLDTRAALLFLPYVFKEKLDLFVILGEVHPKTPYPTVQLLHEDWKPVFSRSAPNIVKLDGSEVCRTSCIFEGIISSFCLYFVFNLAYPKHLKRTP, encoded by the exons ATGCAGCAGGTGCCATTTTTGTTTTATCAACGGACGGAGATGGATTACGAACTTGCAAGTCCTGGTGTGCTCTGTTCACTTTCAACCGAGGAACTCTTAACAAAAATACAAGAGTGGGGCTTAGATGTCACCGAAGCTGAAGCTCAGCGTTTCAGAG ACAATGAGGTTGATGGTGACACAGTTGACTGCGGTCTTACTGAGACTATGGTTGCATACCTTTTCCAAGGATCCTTCAAAAAGCAGGTTAAATTCAACCAATTTGTGTCAAGGATGAAGGAATCTTCAGTGACGCTGACTCTACAGACTGTCTCTCCAGAAGACTGGCAACCATCTACTTCGTCAACTTCAATAAG CAATGAAAATACTTTGAGACTGCCAGCCTCTtttgaaattccaagatttccCAAAAATCTGCAACTAAAACTGGACAACAAAGAACCGTGCCATAAAAATCCGAGGGACAGACACACAATAATCAGAGTTCTATATGAAGCTGTGGCACAGTATACTAT GTATCCCACAAATTCTGAATATGTGCAAGCTGTGAAGACGCTGGTAATGAAGTATCCTTTCCTCAAGGATCGTGAGGGAAATGGTTAT GGACCATGCGTCCAAGGAGAGGATTTATTATCCATAGACGCCCACTTAAAGGTCTTACAGTGCCAATATCAGAAGATGCAACCAGATACCATGGTGGTTCATAACCGTATGCAGCAAACGTTTGCTTGGCGGCAAAAAGAAATTGCAGATGGTATGCCTGTGGAGGATGTGTTGAAGAAGTACCCCTTCTTAGGGATGCCTACTGGT CTGTGCAACGAACTCGGGTGGATCCAACCAACAACGGGTAATGTAAGCCAGCGATTTCGTGAAGGGCTCTCATGTGTTGCAGCAAAGGTGATTGACCTTACACGAGGGAAAACCCCACTCTACCAGCTCTACCTTGATGCAAGAGAGGAGGCTCTCACTGATGACCTACCag aTCTTGACACAAGGGCTGCACTTTTATTCCTGCCATACGTCTTCAAGGAGAAACTGGATCTCTTTGTCATACTTGGAGAG GTTCATCCTAAAACCCCCTATCCAACTGTTCAGCTACTTCATGAAGACTGGAAACCAGTGTTCTCCAGAAGCGCTCCAAACATTGTGAAGTTGGATGGCAGTGAAGTGTGCAGAACCTCGTGTATTTTTGAAGGAATCATCTCTTCTTTCTGCTTGTATTTTGTCTTCAACCTTGCTTACCCAAAACATCTGAAGAGAACACCCTGA
- the LOC102083239 gene encoding sterile alpha motif domain-containing protein 3-like isoform X1, with translation MQQVPFLFYQRTEMDYELASPGVLCSLSTEELLTKIQEWGLDVTEAEAQRFRDNEVDGDTVDCGLTETMVAYLFQGSFKKQVKFNQFVSRMKESSVTLTLQTVSPEDWQPSTSSTSISNENTLRLPASFEIPRFPKNLQLKLDNKEPCHKNPRDRHTIIRVLYEAVAQYTMYPTNSEYVQAVKTLVMKYPFLKDREGNGYHTWHMSLRRKFKSERAPLVDSEAVRRCKEKFGSTRRGQPNKCQRTSQRNVCQGPCVQGEDLLSIDAHLKVLQCQYQKMQPDTMVVHNRMQQTFAWRQKEIADGMPVEDVLKKYPFLGMPTGLCNELGWIQPTTGNVSQRFREGLSCVAAKVIDLTRGKTPLYQLYLDAREEALTDDLPDLDTRAALLFLPYVFKEKLDLFVILGEVHPKTPYPTVQLLHEDWKPVFSRSAPNIVKLDGSEVCRTSCIFEGIISSFCLYFVFNLAYPKHLKRTP, from the exons ATGCAGCAGGTGCCATTTTTGTTTTATCAACGGACGGAGATGGATTACGAACTTGCAAGTCCTGGTGTGCTCTGTTCACTTTCAACCGAGGAACTCTTAACAAAAATACAAGAGTGGGGCTTAGATGTCACCGAAGCTGAAGCTCAGCGTTTCAGAG ACAATGAGGTTGATGGTGACACAGTTGACTGCGGTCTTACTGAGACTATGGTTGCATACCTTTTCCAAGGATCCTTCAAAAAGCAGGTTAAATTCAACCAATTTGTGTCAAGGATGAAGGAATCTTCAGTGACGCTGACTCTACAGACTGTCTCTCCAGAAGACTGGCAACCATCTACTTCGTCAACTTCAATAAG CAATGAAAATACTTTGAGACTGCCAGCCTCTtttgaaattccaagatttccCAAAAATCTGCAACTAAAACTGGACAACAAAGAACCGTGCCATAAAAATCCGAGGGACAGACACACAATAATCAGAGTTCTATATGAAGCTGTGGCACAGTATACTAT GTATCCCACAAATTCTGAATATGTGCAAGCTGTGAAGACGCTGGTAATGAAGTATCCTTTCCTCAAGGATCGTGAGGGAAATGGTTAT CACACATGGCATATGTCTTTGAGACGTAAATTCAAATCAGAGCGGGCACCACTAGTCGACAGTGAGGCAGTGAGGCGTTGTAAGGAGAAGTTTGGTTCTACGAGGAGAGGGCAGCCTAATAAATGTCAACGAACAAGTCAGAGAAATGTTTGTCAG GGACCATGCGTCCAAGGAGAGGATTTATTATCCATAGACGCCCACTTAAAGGTCTTACAGTGCCAATATCAGAAGATGCAACCAGATACCATGGTGGTTCATAACCGTATGCAGCAAACGTTTGCTTGGCGGCAAAAAGAAATTGCAGATGGTATGCCTGTGGAGGATGTGTTGAAGAAGTACCCCTTCTTAGGGATGCCTACTGGT CTGTGCAACGAACTCGGGTGGATCCAACCAACAACGGGTAATGTAAGCCAGCGATTTCGTGAAGGGCTCTCATGTGTTGCAGCAAAGGTGATTGACCTTACACGAGGGAAAACCCCACTCTACCAGCTCTACCTTGATGCAAGAGAGGAGGCTCTCACTGATGACCTACCag aTCTTGACACAAGGGCTGCACTTTTATTCCTGCCATACGTCTTCAAGGAGAAACTGGATCTCTTTGTCATACTTGGAGAG GTTCATCCTAAAACCCCCTATCCAACTGTTCAGCTACTTCATGAAGACTGGAAACCAGTGTTCTCCAGAAGCGCTCCAAACATTGTGAAGTTGGATGGCAGTGAAGTGTGCAGAACCTCGTGTATTTTTGAAGGAATCATCTCTTCTTTCTGCTTGTATTTTGTCTTCAACCTTGCTTACCCAAAACATCTGAAGAGAACACCCTGA
- the LOC109200667 gene encoding acyl-coenzyme A thioesterase 4, with translation MFRAHMSVTRIWQLIEKRMMSCISVHGKLPGLQRAVGEVRRKSSFRQSPLLTATPVRALIDEQISIKGRFLSQNYPVTVCAQMHSEEGDLWEAFAHYTTNASGSINLTSDHSVGGSYVGCEPMGLFWALEPALGSREGLRLRKRNVETPYMVNISLLEGHTSPSEGQRTELAAVTTERWYMAPGVRRIEIRQNNIVGTLFLPPGPGPFPAMLDLWGMVGGLLEYRSALFASRGFASLSVAYMGHKDLPGPQHIMSVGDSYFKSAFQLLQDHCQVDADRIGVIGLSYGVVPTLRIATTIGFKPSCLICINGAVGSPLLDEDGKSKMFESDQKHWEFDDRGYVSFRNVSLPDNLPPESKRKVENITCPLMYIVGEDDLCTASTENADVIEEALRSAGKSHQFTRLSYPGAGHLIEPPYTPCSRASLWKTKPEKLFTLWGGHPAPHAAAQEDAWKRILEFMETHLRR, from the exons ATGTTTAGGGCACATATGAGTGTGACAAGAATTTGGCAGCTCATAGAAAAGAGGATGATGTCGTGCATCAGTGTGCATGGGAAGCTGCCCGGTCTTCAGCGTGCTGTTG gtGAAGTTCGGAGGAAGAGCAGCTTTAGACAAAGCCCTTTGCTGACAGCCACTCCTGTTCGTGCGCTCATAGATGAACAGATCAGCATTAAAGGGCGTTTCCTGTCTCAAAATTATCCTGTCACAGTGTGCGCACAAATGCACAGTGAGGAGGGAGATCTGTGGGAGGCGTTTGCTCATTATACAACAAATGCGAGCGGCAGCATCAACT TGACCAGCGATCATTCAGTTGGAGGTTCTTATGTGGGCTGTGAGCCGATGGGACTCTTCTGGGCTTTGGAGCCTGCACTCGGAAGCAGAGAAGGTTTGAG GCTTAGGAAAAGAAACGTGGAGACCCCATACATGGTGAACATCTCCTTATTGGAGGGCCACACTTCACCCAGTGAGGGGCAGAGGACTGAGCTGGCAGCTGTAACCACTGAGCGCTGGTACATGGCGCCAGGAGTGAGGAGAATAGAGATCCGTCAAAACAACATCGTAGGAACATTATTCTTACCCCCGG GCCCGGGCCCTTTTCCTGCTATGCTGGATCTGTGGGGAATGGTTGGAGGACTGTTGGAGTACCGCTCTGCACTTTTTGCCTCCAGGGGTTTTGCGAGTCTTTCTGTTGCTTACATGGGGCACAAAGACTTACCTGGACCACAACACATAATGAGTGTTGGCGATTCATATTTCAAA TCAGCCTTCCAGCTACTTCAAGATCACTGTCAGGTCGATGCAGACAGAATTGGGGTCATTGGCCTCTCCTATGGAGTCGTTCCGACTCTTCGCATCGCCACTACGATTGGTTTTAAA CCATCATGTTTGATTTGTATTAATGGGGCAGTAGGAAGCCCGCTGTTGGACGAAGATGGCAAGAGCAAAATGTTTGAGAG CGACCAGAAACATTGGGAGTTCGATGATCGAGGCTATGTGAGTTTCAGAAATGTCTCTCTGCCGGATAATCTGCCCCCTGAGAGCAAACGGAAG gtAGAGAACATCACCTGTCCTCTCATGTACATAGTGGGTGAAGATGATCTGTGTACTGCAAGCACAGAGAATGCAGATGTG ATTGAGGAGGCCCTGAGGTCTGCAGGTAAATCTCATCAGTTTACCCGTTTGTCATATCCCGGCGCCGGTCACCTGATCGAGCCACCCTACACACCGTGTTCAAGAGCGTCTCTATGGAAAACCAAACCAGAGAAAT TATTCACTCTGTGGGGAGGTCACCCCGCACCCCACGCTGCTGCTCAAGAAGATGCCTGGAAGAGGATCCTGGAGTTTATGGAAACCCATCTGAGGCGATGA